The Elaeis guineensis isolate ETL-2024a chromosome 13, EG11, whole genome shotgun sequence genome includes a region encoding these proteins:
- the LOC105056634 gene encoding NAC domain-containing protein 100, with product MEHGAVVPQEGEENMDLPPGFRFHPTDEELITHYLSKKVMDVSFNARAIGEVDLNKWEPWELPWRAKMGENEWYFFCVRDRKYPTGLRTNRATEAGYWKATGKDKEIYRGKSLVGMKKTLVFYRGRAPKGEKSNWVMHEYRLEGKYSVYNLPKTAKNEWVICRVFQKTSSGKKAMGLVRVGSSFGEELDSSLLPPLMEAPFTSENKTSSASDLAHVTCFSNSVEGPKVHEELLAEYLNSPFLSASANPSEAPPPSLLLAKMSLPSSSHASQGAPSLGGLQYSGGSLVQLLESNGYGLKRSFKSEREMLSVSQETGLTTDMNPEISSVVSNNDMGRQSFDSQEVPSISAGPLHIEESLWNY from the exons ATGGAACATGGTGCTGTAGTTCCTCAGGAGGGAGAGGAAAACATGGACTTGCCACCCGGTTTCCGGTTCCACCCCACCGACGAGGAGCTTATCACTCACTACCTCTCCAAGAAGGTCATGGATGTCAGCTTCAATGCAAGAGCCATCGGAGAGGTCGACCTGAACAAGTGGGAGCCATGGGAATTGCCTT GGAGAGCAAAGATGGGAGAGAACGAGTGGTACTTCTTCTGCGTGAGGGACAGGAAGTACCCAACTGGTTTGAGAACCAACAGGGCCACTGAGGCTGGCTACTGGAAAGCTACAGGGAAAGACAAGGAGATCTACAGAGGGAAGAGCCTTGTTGGGATGAAGAAGACCCTTGTCTTCTACCGAGGCAGGGCTCCAAAGGGAGAGAAGTCCAATTGGGTCATGCATGAATACAGACTAGAGGGGAAGTACTCTGTCTACAACCTCCCCAAAACGGCAAAG AATGAGTGGGTGATATGCAGGGTGTTCCAAAAGACTTCAAGTGGGAAGAAAGCCATGGGGTTGGTGAGGGTGGGATCATCCTTTGGAGAAGAACTGGACTCATCTCTTCTGCCACCATTGATGGAGGCTCCCTTCACCAGCGAGAACAAGACCTCATCGGCATCAGATCTGGCTCACGTGACCTGCTTCTCCAACTcagtggagggtccaaaagtcCATGAAGAGCTGCTAGCTGAGTACCTCAACTCCCCTTTTCTCTCTGCCTCGGCCAACCCTTCAGAGGCGCCGCCACCCTCGCTGCTTCTGGCCAAGATGTCGCTGCCAAGCTCATCGCATGCTAGCCAAGGGGCTCCGAGTTTGGGCGGCTTGCAGTATTCTGGTGGCAGTTTGGTGCAGTTGCTGGAGAGCAATGGGTACGGCCTGAAACGGAGCTTCAAGTCAGAGAGGGAGATGCTAAGTGTCTCACAGGAAACGGGGCTCACCACTGACATGAACCCTGAGATCTCTTCAGTCGTGTCTAACAATGACATGGGAAGGCAGTCTTTTGATAGCCAAGAAGTCCCATCTATTTCAGCTGGGCCTCTACACATTGAAGAGTCTCTGTGGAACTACTGA